A stretch of Lysinibacillus agricola DNA encodes these proteins:
- a CDS encoding helix-turn-helix domain-containing protein, which translates to MSDFLKLVGEQLRIIRVSKGLSQEEVAERTGKLGFSKGRISNIEHGQSNITLSTLETLIKALDIAPEEVFNFQKLSGVTDIEEKNLVLDIHRSVLRERNLDEVKYVVRITKDFLDTIDSQSKKNSSNNQ; encoded by the coding sequence ATGTCAGACTTTTTAAAGCTAGTAGGTGAACAACTCCGTATTATTAGGGTATCCAAGGGGCTTAGTCAGGAAGAAGTGGCAGAAAGAACAGGGAAGTTAGGTTTTAGTAAAGGACGAATCTCAAATATTGAGCATGGGCAATCTAATATCACATTGAGCACTTTAGAAACGCTGATAAAAGCATTAGACATTGCCCCTGAGGAGGTTTTTAACTTTCAAAAATTATCTGGTGTTACTGATATTGAAGAAAAGAACCTTGTGCTTGACATACATCGATCAGTATTAAGGGAGCGCAATTTAGACGAGGTAAAATACGTAGTACGTATTACGAAGGATTTTTTAGATACTATTGATTCACAATCAAAGAAAAACAGCTCCAATAATCAATGA
- a CDS encoding radical SAM/SPASM domain-containing protein: MRTFKKVYIEITSVCNLACSFCPPTARAKGLIKVEQFNKILDEIRPHTKYIYLHVKGEPLLHPRIDQLLDAAHEKGFKVNITTNGTLIKKNREKILGKPALRQINFSLHSFDGHEGSENREKYLGDILDFVRDSKDYNTIISYRLWNLQRDQVSDIAARRNRETLEILENEYNLDYRIEEKVQPGKGVKIANNIYLNQDHEFRWPSLLEPEDEGKGFCHALRSQAAILVDGTVVPCCLDGEGVINLGNVNEKSFTDIVQGERANNIVDGFSRREAVEELCRKCGYRQKFGM; the protein is encoded by the coding sequence TTGAGAACATTTAAAAAGGTTTATATAGAAATAACGAGTGTCTGTAATTTAGCATGTAGCTTTTGTCCGCCAACTGCTCGTGCAAAGGGACTTATTAAAGTAGAACAATTTAATAAAATATTGGATGAAATACGTCCTCATACGAAATATATTTATTTGCATGTAAAAGGAGAGCCGCTTTTACACCCGCGTATTGATCAGCTGCTTGACGCAGCACATGAAAAGGGTTTTAAAGTTAATATTACAACGAACGGTACACTGATCAAAAAGAATCGTGAAAAGATACTAGGGAAACCAGCCTTACGCCAAATCAATTTTTCATTGCATAGTTTCGACGGTCATGAGGGATCGGAAAATCGTGAGAAATACTTAGGGGATATATTAGATTTTGTGCGTGATTCAAAAGATTATAATACGATTATTTCATATCGTTTATGGAATTTACAAAGGGATCAAGTATCGGATATTGCGGCACGGAGAAATCGTGAAACGCTCGAAATTCTAGAAAATGAATATAATCTTGATTATCGTATCGAAGAAAAAGTGCAGCCCGGTAAAGGTGTAAAGATTGCTAATAATATTTATTTAAATCAGGATCATGAATTTAGATGGCCGAGCTTGCTTGAGCCTGAGGATGAAGGCAAAGGCTTTTGCCATGCACTGCGAAGCCAGGCAGCTATTTTAGTGGATGGTACAGTAGTGCCTTGCTGTCTTGATGGTGAGGGCGTTATTAATTTGGGGAATGTGAATGAGAAATCTTTCACAGACATTGTTCAAGGAGAACGTGCAAATAATATTGTCGACGGATTTTCACGCAGAGAAGCAGTCGAAGAGTTATGTAGAAAATGCGGCTATCGTCAAAAATTTGGAATGTAA
- a CDS encoding SpoVR family protein — protein MEMKELQRAIDEITEIASSFGLDFFPMRYEICPADIIYTFGAYGMPTRFSHWSFGKQFHKMKLQYDLGLSQIYELVINSNPCYAFLLDTNTLTQNKLIIAHVLAHCDFFKNNVRFSNTRRDMVESMTATAERIAGYEREYGKDEVEQFLDAVLAIQEHIDPSLLRPKLPWNTEELEEDILPAKSPYDDLWSLDDKEKEYKSIRRKIKNFPPKPEKDLLLFLEEHSRELEDWQRDILTMMREEMLYFWPQLETKIMNEGWASFWHQRIMRELKLTTAETIEFAKLNAGVVQPSKTTINPYYLGVKIFEDIENRYNHPTEEMRKLGVQPNSGREKMYEVREVESDISFIRNYLTKDLAKQEDLYLFQKKGNEYRITDKDYEMVRDQLVSMRVNGGFPYIVVKNGDYLRNGELYLVHGFEGMELDPHYLENVLPYIYQLWGRPVHLETYVDGKPLLYSYDGTKNYKRNV, from the coding sequence ATGGAGATGAAAGAGCTTCAACGAGCGATTGATGAAATTACAGAAATTGCTTCAAGCTTTGGCTTAGATTTCTTTCCAATGCGCTATGAAATTTGTCCAGCGGATATTATTTATACGTTTGGCGCATATGGCATGCCTACTCGATTTTCGCATTGGAGCTTCGGGAAACAATTTCATAAAATGAAGCTTCAATATGATTTAGGACTAAGCCAAATTTATGAGCTAGTGATTAACTCAAATCCATGCTATGCATTTTTACTCGATACAAATACGTTAACACAAAATAAATTAATTATTGCGCATGTATTGGCGCACTGCGATTTCTTTAAAAATAATGTACGCTTCTCCAATACTCGAAGAGATATGGTTGAGAGCATGACTGCAACAGCTGAACGGATAGCCGGCTACGAAAGGGAATATGGAAAGGATGAGGTCGAACAGTTTTTAGATGCGGTATTAGCGATTCAGGAGCATATCGATCCATCACTTTTACGACCAAAATTGCCTTGGAATACGGAGGAACTTGAAGAAGACATTCTTCCAGCGAAATCACCGTATGATGATCTATGGAGTTTAGATGATAAGGAAAAAGAGTATAAATCGATAAGGCGAAAAATAAAGAACTTCCCGCCAAAGCCAGAAAAAGATTTATTGCTATTTTTAGAGGAGCACAGTCGAGAATTGGAGGACTGGCAGAGAGATATATTAACGATGATGCGTGAGGAAATGCTTTATTTTTGGCCACAATTAGAGACGAAAATTATGAATGAAGGCTGGGCTTCTTTTTGGCATCAACGTATAATGCGTGAGCTTAAGCTAACAACAGCGGAGACGATTGAATTTGCGAAATTAAATGCAGGTGTTGTGCAGCCTTCAAAAACAACCATTAATCCTTATTACCTTGGCGTGAAAATTTTTGAGGATATTGAAAACCGCTATAATCATCCAACAGAAGAGATGAGAAAGCTAGGTGTTCAACCGAACTCAGGCCGAGAGAAAATGTATGAGGTAAGAGAGGTAGAGTCGGATATCTCCTTTATCCGCAACTACTTAACGAAGGATTTAGCGAAGCAAGAGGATCTTTATTTGTTCCAGAAAAAGGGCAATGAATACCGTATTACAGATAAGGATTATGAAATGGTACGAGATCAGCTCGTATCGATGCGTGTTAACGGGGGATTCCCATATATCGTTGTTAAAAATGGGGATTACCTTCGCAACGGAGAGCTCTATTTAGTGCATGGTTTTGAAGGAATGGAGCTCGATCCACACTATTTAGAAAACGTTTTGCCATATATTTATCAGCTATGGGGTCGTCCTGTGCATTTAGAAACATATGTAGATGGAAAGCCATTGCTTTATTCATATGATGGTACAAAAAATTATAAACGCAATGTGTGA
- the yhbH gene encoding sporulation protein YhbH: protein MTENENKRFVISQENWSLHRKGHQDQQRHMEKVKDAIKNNLPDLVSEESIVMSNGREVIKIPIRSLDEYKIRYNYDNSKHVGQGQGDSNVGDVVARDASRGDQANGKGKEAGDKPGQDYYEAEVSIEEIQNVLFHELELPNLQQKEKADIKTEKIEFNDIRKKGLMGNVDKKRTILNALKRNAMKGKPEITPIHNDDLRFKTWDEVEKPESKAVVLAMMDTSGSMGSFEKYCARSFFFWMTKFLRSKYETVEIEFIAHHTEAKVVTEEEFFTKGESGGTICSSAYIKALELIRDKYNPSRYNIYPVHFSDGENISMDNEKCLKLVGELMDVSSMFGYGEVNQHNRFSTLMYTYKKIDDAKFRYHILRKKGDVYDALKSFFKKSES from the coding sequence ATGACTGAAAACGAAAATAAACGCTTTGTCATCTCTCAGGAAAATTGGTCCCTCCATCGTAAAGGGCACCAGGACCAGCAACGTCATATGGAAAAAGTAAAAGATGCTATCAAGAATAATTTACCTGATTTAGTTAGTGAAGAAAGTATTGTGATGTCCAATGGTCGAGAGGTTATTAAAATTCCTATACGTTCACTAGATGAATATAAAATTCGATATAACTATGATAACTCCAAGCATGTTGGGCAAGGACAAGGAGATAGTAATGTAGGTGATGTGGTTGCACGTGATGCCAGTAGAGGCGATCAAGCCAATGGCAAGGGAAAGGAAGCTGGTGACAAGCCAGGCCAGGACTATTATGAAGCTGAAGTAAGCATTGAGGAAATTCAAAATGTGCTATTTCATGAGCTTGAGCTACCAAACCTACAACAGAAAGAAAAAGCAGATATTAAAACGGAAAAAATTGAGTTTAACGATATTCGAAAAAAAGGTCTGATGGGGAATGTCGATAAAAAGCGCACTATCCTCAACGCACTAAAGCGTAATGCCATGAAAGGTAAACCAGAAATTACGCCGATTCATAATGATGATCTGCGTTTTAAAACTTGGGATGAAGTGGAAAAACCTGAATCGAAGGCAGTTGTTCTTGCGATGATGGATACAAGTGGCTCGATGGGCTCCTTCGAGAAATATTGCGCTAGAAGCTTCTTCTTTTGGATGACCAAATTTTTGCGTTCAAAGTATGAAACCGTGGAAATTGAGTTTATTGCACATCATACAGAGGCAAAAGTAGTGACAGAAGAAGAATTTTTCACGAAGGGTGAAAGTGGAGGAACCATTTGTTCATCTGCCTATATAAAAGCATTGGAACTAATTCGGGATAAGTATAATCCTTCTCGCTATAATATTTATCCAGTACATTTTTCAGATGGTGAAAATATTTCAATGGATAATGAAAAATGCTTGAAGCTAGTGGGAGAGCTAATGGATGTTTCGAGCATGTTTGGATATGGTGAAGTCAATCAGCATAACCGCTTTTCTACACTTATGTACACATACAAAAAAATAGATGACGCCAAATTTAGGTATCATATTTTGAGAAAAAAAGGCGATGTTTATGATGCCTTAAAGAGCTTTTTCAAAAAAAGTGAATCTTAA
- a CDS encoding restriction endonuclease subunit S, translating to MVKRYRLDEVAKIEKGKIVPMKKNFTNVGLPLITAKYLKQLMLNGDIEQIPKINITFKKDFKYAPVPAKTIILTKAKLRETNKYIYQCENEVCVANDVVAIIPNETIILSDYLFHFLKWYKEWHHLHHIPIDVPMIDIQLKMVRLLNTIQLLLKNKESLMTAVEGLPQHFDNFSMQIENHSKNLHHGFDQVQYLYNVMLHKIFQG from the coding sequence ATGGTAAAGCGTTATCGATTAGATGAAGTTGCTAAAATAGAAAAGGGGAAAATAGTACCGATGAAGAAGAATTTTACAAATGTCGGATTACCCTTAATTACAGCAAAATATTTAAAACAGTTAATGCTAAATGGTGATATTGAACAAATACCAAAGATTAATATTACATTTAAAAAAGATTTTAAGTATGCACCAGTACCGGCTAAAACCATCATTCTTACTAAAGCTAAATTGAGGGAAACAAATAAATATATATATCAATGTGAAAATGAAGTATGTGTTGCAAATGATGTCGTGGCTATTATTCCAAATGAAACAATTATTTTAAGTGATTATTTATTTCACTTTCTCAAATGGTATAAAGAATGGCATCATTTGCACCATATACCCATTGATGTTCCGATGATTGATATCCAACTTAAAATGGTAAGACTTTTAAATACGATTCAGCTTTTATTAAAAAATAAAGAGTCATTGATGACAGCGGTAGAGGGGCTACCACAGCATTTTGACAATTTTTCGATGCAGATAGAAAATCACTCGAAAAATTTACATCATGGATTTGATCAGGTTCAGTATCTTTACAATGTTATGCTTCATAAAATTTTCCAAGGGTGA